A stretch of DNA from Mus musculus strain C57BL/6J chromosome 6, GRCm38.p6 C57BL/6J:
TGGCTCAGCTTCTTCAGGGCCTTAGCTCGTCCCCAGCCTTTAGTCTGGAAATGACCTGTCTCCTCCCCACAATCCCTTCATGTTCAGAGTCTACCCACCCTCCAAGGGAATATCTCTGGGTTCCCTCCCACGGATGCATCCACCTCCACAGGATCTTATTAGTCCCTTATGACATTCACCGATTCTCTCAAATATGCAGGACTTACTATGGGGCAATCACAGGCCTAGGCCCTAAGAGTAGGGCAGTAGATAAAATGAAGGGGCTTACAGAAACGAAGGTCTATTAAAGGGAAGGGAGCCTAAATATATAAGTCAGAGGGTCCCAAGTTCTCGGAAACAGTAAGCCAGGCGTATTCTGAGACAACTTCTCTGATACTGTCACAGACTCTGCAACTCCACGTCCTTCAGCCCCTTCCCAAAGTCAggaattttacttttcttaacaTATGGTCTCTATTAGAAATAACATCTTCTAATCTTATGTAGCAACTGATACTATGATTTATAGGTACTGGATAGTAAGTGCTTTTTCGTTAATACAAAGAATGACTGTAGGAGGGTTTGTGTATAAAAGGAGACACTGAAAACTTTCATTTAGAAATTGAGCAGGAACGGACTCCACCTACCTGGCATGCATGAGACCCACATTCATCTCCTTCGCCACCCCAAAATATTCTTGGCGGGGGGATCCCTGCATTTGCCATCTGATTGAGATGGCGGTGTCATCTAAACCGGAGAACTATGCTCTCTCGTGGGACTTTTATTTTAGAGAGATGAAACATTGCACAATATGTCATAGCTGAAATCTGCAATCTTGTCATTGCATGGACTTGATTGTATGGTCGCATGTGGCTTGGCCTTATTGCTCCCATCCTTGAAGAGCTCTGAATGTACAGGGTTTGTTTACGTGGGATGTTGCCTTTGTCCTTGTGAGAAGCTAGCTTTCTTAGCCGTCCACTTTGACAGTGCGGGATACACAGTTTTAATTCTCTGTCCGTGCAGCTGACCAGCTTTCCCATACTTACCTCGTTCGCTTTCCACCAGGACTCTGAATTTCTTGGTGCTGGCAGATCATGACGTAGAGCAACTCGCTGGAGCCCAGTGAGTGCAGGGGTTTCTGTGGCAAATCAGCGGGTGTCTTGGGGCTTCTGGCTGTTGTTCTCCCAAACCTTTGGGgcaggctggggaaatggctcctgGTCCCTGCCTCCATGTTGACCCGTGCTGCGGGGCTTCTTTTCTCATCTATGGTCCTTCCAAATCTCAGGGGCAGGTTGGCTGCTGAGTGGGGCACTTTGTTGGCAGGGGCTGGACTCATCTTAATAACATTCTTTGCCCCCCAATCTTTTAGTTCTTGAAAACTGacacttctttccttttccccttttggGATTCCTCTCAGCTATAATTAGAAacaagaattaaaataatttattattattacaagcCATAGATTTAAACCCTAAATTAACTTAAATCTAGACTTTAATCTGCAGACTTGCTCTGGCTATAAACAAAGTTTGTGTTTCTATatgcagaattttaaaataaataatctgtATTAAGCTTCTTAAAGCAATCTAGTTTCTCTGTCCCTTGACTATTATAAGAcaactataaaatattaataaaaaatatatagtgaGTGCAGCAGTATGTTTAAGCAGCAGGAATATAATGAAGTATTGAAATAAggcaaaagtttattttattgcaGTTATTCTCTTTCAGGTTTTTGATTCATATTGTTTATGAAGTATTTTTATATGCTTATATTATGACTTTAGAGAAAGCGTCCATTCCCCTGTGTGCTTGTGTTTTACCCCTTTAAAGACCCGCAGACCTGGATCTCGCCTGGTCTGGGGATGGGCCTGGGCCGCCCCATTCAGTTGCTTGCTTTATTCCCTTACATTTAGAGTTTCACTCTAAAAAcatgtttcaaaaaaccagtTGCACTTTAATTAGACTACAAATCACATTTTCAGTGAAGAGCCAAAGTCCAACAATCTGACTTTATAGGAGCCACGTAACGTGCAGTGAATAGTTAGATTTGGTTCCACCCTAAACACTGGACCACATGCAAAAAGATAATTAATTCTCTTCTGATTATAATCTGACTGATACATACTAAGCAGAAAATTTCAGAACATATGAACACTAAGGATAAACATAACTTGGAGTTTTCTGCACTTCCCTGATGTAGGGATGAGCATTTTACCAGGAATTAAAGATAACTCAATCCTTACCAGCTTATAATTgctaaggagaaaataaaaataccaagtTTGTACATCCAGATGTTATTTCTATGTGTCTTTATTGCAGGCATGCACTCGGAGTCAACTGATATGTACCGTTCACCTTCCCCTTGCTAAATACTACACACTGAGTGGGGTGTACTTGTCATTGAGACATCAGGCTAGTTGCCGTTGTGCTGAATTTTACAAAGTGACATCATATGTTGTCACAGAAAAGCTAAACTATGAcagaaaaccaaaatccaaactAAAGCAAAGCATAAACTTGCTTATTGCTTACTCTTTACAAAAGCATTAGCTTAAAGATAAATAGTCTATGTGCACACGTGAGCATGTGTATTGATCGTCAGTCGTATtggcatgtgtatgtatagattGCCAGTTAGATTAGTGTAAGTATATAGAATGCCAGTTGTTAGTGTGTATGTATAGGATGTCAGTTATGTTAGTGTGTAGATTTAGAATGTCAGTTATATTAGTGTGTGTACGTATAGAATATCTGTTGTAATAGGGAGACTTTGAAACTTACCTGGGAGTATTTTCCGTCACCTTCTTTGCTGTGAAAATGAGGCATCATGAACTCATCTGTACAGAAGGTGTTTGATGTTAAGAAGCTTGAAGTTGCCACAGTCAATAAAATGAATCGTTTTAATGAAATAATTTCCATTTCGTCTAAGTCTAAATTAGGTTAATATGTTCAGCCGGGTGTCTATGAGTCTGCAAGAAGGGAACTCTTGGTGGTTTTATACTGTGACAGATAAATGACACATATTCtaagtagtaataataattagAGTGTGTAACTAAAATATGCACACAAGGAATGTGCTTAATTCATTCTGGGGAGACAGCAATGTTTGTGTTTGCAAATCCATTGACTTTGAAAAGAATTTTCCTCATTATGAAGTCTCCCCTAATTAGATAAGATTGGGAAAAAACAGTCATTAAGATTCTAAACAAACAGGATGTTTTATTTCTCAGAGCTTAAACGAGAAATCCTTTGTTTTTGGTGCTTTTGTTAGTTTTTGAGGGAagcttaaaaaggaaagaagatatTCTATACACGCTAGCTGGGCTTTAAAAAATTCAGATACAAGGGTTAGGCATAGTCTTTTCAAAATGTCAAACGAAATTAGGGacgtggaaaaaaaaagtaagtcacATAGTACCCTCAATGAAATGccatgaattaattgtttttgtaAAATGTTGTTCAGTTATTACAAAGCTCCGAGAGTAAATGTCAGCTGTCATGTGGAAGATGAGCTGCAGAGAAAATGTTCAGTAGGTGTTTCAGGAGGCTGTGCAGCCTCCTTGTTATTTGCCCTAAGGGTCTAATTTGGCAAATGTGTATAAATCACTAGgattttatttctataaagaCGCCACGTCCTACCTTCCTGCTCAAAGTCCTTAAGTTAAGAAAGCTAGCAGGGGATGAGTTAGTCACACTATGCTCAGTTTGTGGCTCCCAGAGCCCATATTATTTAGGTAATCTCACTTTGCCACAGGCATACTGACATCATGGCATTAAAAGAGGATTTATAGAAATAAATGTGTATTTACTGAAATACCACAGCGAGTCTCTTTTGGAGAGGCTGACTGGTATTCTTAAAGACCTGCCTTATCACTAGACCCACTGTTCCAGAGAGGCCACTACTGGTCACACCTGACCTTCTGCCTTCCCAGGAGAACTAGACCTTACATGGAGATCCATCCACCTCCACACAGAGGTTCTAGGAGGGGACTTGACAAAAATGTCTGCAGTTATTCTGCACTCTCGCCAACCTCTGTATGTAACCTGAGGCATGGGACGGTAGAAGTGAAGACCTCTCCCTGTTCCGAAGGTGTCTACAGTAAGCCAGGAAGTTGAGAAGAGCAGTAGGTAGATAAACTCTCCATGGTCACTTGCCCTTGACCTCTCTTAAGGCAGTTGACTTCGTAGGGCTTCATTTGTTTTGGTCTGTGGTAGCCAAGAATCCCCACAGTAGGAGGCAATTAATTCAATTCATAGTCTTGTGTTAATTTTGTAATGCTGTTATTGGATTAT
This window harbors:
- the Npvf gene encoding pro-FMRFamide-related neuropeptide VF precursor, whose product is MEIISLKRFILLTVATSSFLTSNTFCTDEFMMPHFHSKEGDGKYSQLRGIPKGEKERSVSFQELKDWGAKNVIKMSPAPANKVPHSAANLPLRFGRTIDEKRSPAARVNMEAGTRSHFPSLPQRFGRTTARSPKTPADLPQKPLHSLGSSELLYVMICQHQEIQSPGGKRTRRGAFVETDDAERKPEK